The following are encoded together in the Thunnus thynnus chromosome 15, fThuThy2.1, whole genome shotgun sequence genome:
- the si:ch211-13c6.2 gene encoding trichohyalin isoform X2 — MADQHAGPRYTCRLCNVTANLPDMVHHVIGRKHRQKYMEVKRPDLVTWDKQSIMTQGGKIIRARAEIIERQDGRGSPLPMKKKGTVGKLNISRVPPRQKQNRDLNIPHSVTQRHVSPHPPELKNYQDEYSPRGRRYSPGFPTSSPSHSDDRYTLNSDRQMYPREDTFSCDRREEELWRADYRERNMHRQQYLDSDHRREYEDEYVEEPQTRAVLEPGDVHKYDSGEEMPHGQAQHVEYYPEEAPPYRRPYPEKDQLKEFYTEEVRRGRVHSASSEYQPLQPVYPEDNKRQWSLDRESGRHESRNRAGRQGSSEPEAKRRSFPTLMESEQTHFIRDYQHKTREPYQEEAFSNARPSRTGPPTFQRPMEVTRSTSDIPEPFRNFLKGTADDEGYGKRKRKSRFSDATAEEMETANEMFHDDSRPPNPKFGGRSRPGGAPFEPEIHGTQHPDLYTESQSPHDTDSYQRGRSEPGGVFDMLKNIEIENAEEAEFLKNKLCNLLKEFKAKKSEKIVQNSHSRAVISKDYNSLTPDMQLSPQHQYKRTFREDLDIRQSEGLYVEEDHRRRSRKQHEHKPDERHQEYHHPVHGEPRRSNRRRYEEVFGMPEIYQAPHATRSEEPARYPERFQEHMQPRDYRPDAEELFDSHSFTPPLHMERGPRTNRGPQYSNSLDKITSTLLELVARK; from the exons ATGGCTGACCAACACGCAGGGCCCAGATACACATGTAGGCTATGTAATGTGACTGCAAACCTACCAGATATGGTCCATCATGTGATTGGAcgtaaacacagacagaaatacatg GAAGTGAAACGGCCAGACTTGGTGACCTGGGATAAGCAATCCATAATGACCCAAGGAGGAAAGATCATACGTGCCAGAGCAGAGATAATAGAGAGACAGGATGGAAGAGGATCTCCATTG CCAATGAAGAAAAAGGGGACTGTGGGAAAATTAAACATCTCCAGAG TTCCCCCAAGGCAGAAGCAAAATAGGGACCTAAATATTCCACACAGTGTGACCCAACGACATGTGTCACCACATCCACCAGAACTCAAGAACTATCAAGATGAGTACTCTCCCCGAGGGAGGAGGTATTCCCCAGGTTTCCCAACTTCATCTCCATCCCATTCAGATGACCGTTACACTTTGAACTCTGACAGACAGATGTACCCACGGGAGGACACATTCAGCTGTGACCGCAGGGAAGAGGAGCTGTGGAGGGCAGATTACAGGGAAAGGAATATGCACAGACAACAGTATCTGGACAGTGATCATCGTAGGGAGTATGAAGATGAATATGTTGAAGAGCCACAAACAAGAGCTGTTCTTGAGCCAGGTGATGTGCACAAATATGATTCTGGGGAGGAGATGCCCCATGGCCAGGCTCAGCATGTAGAGTATTACCCAGAAGAGGCTCCTCCATACAGAAGGCCCTACCCAGAAAAAGATCAGCTGAAGGAGTTCTACACTGAGGAAGTCAGGCGTGGGCGAGTTCATTCTGCTAGTAGCGAGTATCAGCCCTTGCAGCCAGTGTATCCAGAAGACAATAAACGCCAGTGGTCTCTGGACAGGGAATCTGGTAGGCATGAAAGCAGGAATAGAGCAGGAAGGCAGGGATCGAGTGAACCAGAGGCCAAGAGGAGGAGCTTTCCCACACTTATGGAGAGTGAGCAGACACATTTTATCAGAGATTATCAGCATAAAACAAGAGAACCATATCAAGAGGAGGCATTTTCCAATGCTAGGCCTAGCAGAACAGGACCGCCTACCTTCCAGAGACCAATGGAAGTTACCAGGTCCACATCTGACATCCCAGAGCCATTCAGGAACTTCCTGAAAGGGACTGCTGATGATGAGGGATAtggtaaaagaaaaagaaagagtcGCTTCTCTGATGCCACTGCAGAGGAGATGGAAACCGCAAACGAGAT gtTCCATGATGACTCTAGACCTCCAAATCCAAAGTTTGGCGGTCGTTCTAGACCAGGTGGTGCACCATTTGAACCTGAAATCCATGGAACACAACATCCTGACCTCTACACAGAATCACAG AGCCCACATGATACCGACAGCTACCAAAGAGGACGCTCTGAGCCTGGGGGGGTTTTTGATATGCTG aaaaacattgaaattgagAATGCAGAAGAGGCTGAGTTCCTTAAGAACAAACTTTGCAATCTTCTGAAAGAATTCAAGGCCAAAAAATCTGAGAAGATTGTG CAAAATAGCCATAGTCGTGCAGTCATCTCCAAAGATTACAACAGCTTAACGCCGGACATGCAGCTCTCTCCACAACACCAGTATAAGAGAACCTTTAGAGAAGATTTAGACATCAGACAATCAGAAGGCCTCTACGTTGAAGAAGATCACAGAAGAAGATCCCGGAAGCAGCATGAGCATAAACCTGATGAGCGGCATCAAGAATACCACCATCCTGTGCATGGGGAACCCAGACGCTCAAACAGACGCCGTTACGAAG aagtTTTCGGGATGCCAGAGATATATCAGGCACCACATGCTACGCGTTCAGAAGAGCCAGCACGTTATCCTGAAAGGTTTCAAGAACACATGCAGCCTCGTGACTACCGACCTGATGCTGAGGAGCTATTTGACTCCCACTCTTTTACACCTCCCCTCCACATGGAGCGAGGACCCAGGACGAACAGGGGCCCTCAGTACTCCAACAGCCTGGACAAAATCACCTCCACCCTCCTGGAACTTGTGGCCAGGAAATAG
- the si:ch211-13c6.2 gene encoding trichohyalin isoform X1 yields the protein MDSFETPYEDEASTEFIECTVCEKSIRGDTLYKIHLTTPGHIKKEDAFVAAGLGGREHTVPLFEDILQYLEYLKLDEPIIGLKYLDEVPNNMADQHAGPRYTCRLCNVTANLPDMVHHVIGRKHRQKYMEVKRPDLVTWDKQSIMTQGGKIIRARAEIIERQDGRGSPLPMKKKGTVGKLNISRVPPRQKQNRDLNIPHSVTQRHVSPHPPELKNYQDEYSPRGRRYSPGFPTSSPSHSDDRYTLNSDRQMYPREDTFSCDRREEELWRADYRERNMHRQQYLDSDHRREYEDEYVEEPQTRAVLEPGDVHKYDSGEEMPHGQAQHVEYYPEEAPPYRRPYPEKDQLKEFYTEEVRRGRVHSASSEYQPLQPVYPEDNKRQWSLDRESGRHESRNRAGRQGSSEPEAKRRSFPTLMESEQTHFIRDYQHKTREPYQEEAFSNARPSRTGPPTFQRPMEVTRSTSDIPEPFRNFLKGTADDEGYGKRKRKSRFSDATAEEMETANEMFHDDSRPPNPKFGGRSRPGGAPFEPEIHGTQHPDLYTESQSPHDTDSYQRGRSEPGGVFDMLKNIEIENAEEAEFLKNKLCNLLKEFKAKKSEKIVQNSHSRAVISKDYNSLTPDMQLSPQHQYKRTFREDLDIRQSEGLYVEEDHRRRSRKQHEHKPDERHQEYHHPVHGEPRRSNRRRYEEVFGMPEIYQAPHATRSEEPARYPERFQEHMQPRDYRPDAEELFDSHSFTPPLHMERGPRTNRGPQYSNSLDKITSTLLELVARK from the exons AAAGAGGATGCCTTTGTTGCTGCGG GGCTTGGTGGCAGGGAACACACTGTACCATTATTTGAGGACATATTACAATATCTGGAATACCTGAAGCTTGATGAGCCTATCATTG GTTTGAAATATTTGGATGAAGTGCCAAATAATATGGCTGACCAACACGCAGGGCCCAGATACACATGTAGGCTATGTAATGTGACTGCAAACCTACCAGATATGGTCCATCATGTGATTGGAcgtaaacacagacagaaatacatg GAAGTGAAACGGCCAGACTTGGTGACCTGGGATAAGCAATCCATAATGACCCAAGGAGGAAAGATCATACGTGCCAGAGCAGAGATAATAGAGAGACAGGATGGAAGAGGATCTCCATTG CCAATGAAGAAAAAGGGGACTGTGGGAAAATTAAACATCTCCAGAG TTCCCCCAAGGCAGAAGCAAAATAGGGACCTAAATATTCCACACAGTGTGACCCAACGACATGTGTCACCACATCCACCAGAACTCAAGAACTATCAAGATGAGTACTCTCCCCGAGGGAGGAGGTATTCCCCAGGTTTCCCAACTTCATCTCCATCCCATTCAGATGACCGTTACACTTTGAACTCTGACAGACAGATGTACCCACGGGAGGACACATTCAGCTGTGACCGCAGGGAAGAGGAGCTGTGGAGGGCAGATTACAGGGAAAGGAATATGCACAGACAACAGTATCTGGACAGTGATCATCGTAGGGAGTATGAAGATGAATATGTTGAAGAGCCACAAACAAGAGCTGTTCTTGAGCCAGGTGATGTGCACAAATATGATTCTGGGGAGGAGATGCCCCATGGCCAGGCTCAGCATGTAGAGTATTACCCAGAAGAGGCTCCTCCATACAGAAGGCCCTACCCAGAAAAAGATCAGCTGAAGGAGTTCTACACTGAGGAAGTCAGGCGTGGGCGAGTTCATTCTGCTAGTAGCGAGTATCAGCCCTTGCAGCCAGTGTATCCAGAAGACAATAAACGCCAGTGGTCTCTGGACAGGGAATCTGGTAGGCATGAAAGCAGGAATAGAGCAGGAAGGCAGGGATCGAGTGAACCAGAGGCCAAGAGGAGGAGCTTTCCCACACTTATGGAGAGTGAGCAGACACATTTTATCAGAGATTATCAGCATAAAACAAGAGAACCATATCAAGAGGAGGCATTTTCCAATGCTAGGCCTAGCAGAACAGGACCGCCTACCTTCCAGAGACCAATGGAAGTTACCAGGTCCACATCTGACATCCCAGAGCCATTCAGGAACTTCCTGAAAGGGACTGCTGATGATGAGGGATAtggtaaaagaaaaagaaagagtcGCTTCTCTGATGCCACTGCAGAGGAGATGGAAACCGCAAACGAGAT gtTCCATGATGACTCTAGACCTCCAAATCCAAAGTTTGGCGGTCGTTCTAGACCAGGTGGTGCACCATTTGAACCTGAAATCCATGGAACACAACATCCTGACCTCTACACAGAATCACAG AGCCCACATGATACCGACAGCTACCAAAGAGGACGCTCTGAGCCTGGGGGGGTTTTTGATATGCTG aaaaacattgaaattgagAATGCAGAAGAGGCTGAGTTCCTTAAGAACAAACTTTGCAATCTTCTGAAAGAATTCAAGGCCAAAAAATCTGAGAAGATTGTG CAAAATAGCCATAGTCGTGCAGTCATCTCCAAAGATTACAACAGCTTAACGCCGGACATGCAGCTCTCTCCACAACACCAGTATAAGAGAACCTTTAGAGAAGATTTAGACATCAGACAATCAGAAGGCCTCTACGTTGAAGAAGATCACAGAAGAAGATCCCGGAAGCAGCATGAGCATAAACCTGATGAGCGGCATCAAGAATACCACCATCCTGTGCATGGGGAACCCAGACGCTCAAACAGACGCCGTTACGAAG aagtTTTCGGGATGCCAGAGATATATCAGGCACCACATGCTACGCGTTCAGAAGAGCCAGCACGTTATCCTGAAAGGTTTCAAGAACACATGCAGCCTCGTGACTACCGACCTGATGCTGAGGAGCTATTTGACTCCCACTCTTTTACACCTCCCCTCCACATGGAGCGAGGACCCAGGACGAACAGGGGCCCTCAGTACTCCAACAGCCTGGACAAAATCACCTCCACCCTCCTGGAACTTGTGGCCAGGAAATAG